A single genomic interval of Dysidea avara chromosome 6, odDysAvar1.4, whole genome shotgun sequence harbors:
- the LOC136258026 gene encoding uncharacterized protein isoform X1 → MNFSACWIVSSDIETDVFGVATDVPGLGIECHEFQVSLLRCIRHSVDGFEQVSSVDCSGIKGVNFQCLLDCVIRYRNKCFWCCDRCSRSQYRHADIQEIITIVGTIFSQVLM, encoded by the exons atgaatttcag tgcctgctggattgtttcgtcagatatcgaaacagatgtctttggtgttgcgaccgatgttccag gtctcggtattgagtgtcatgaatttcag gtcagtctactcagatgtatcaggcatagtgttgatgggttcgaacaagtatccagtgtagactgtagtggcatcaagggtgttaatttccag tgcctgctggattgtgtcatcagatatcgaaacaagtgtttttggtgttgcgaccgatgttccag gtctcagtatcgtcatgctgacatacaagaaatcatcactattgttggaactatttttagtcaagtcttgatgtga
- the LOC136257796 gene encoding phosphatidylinositol 4,5-bisphosphate 3-kinase catalytic subunit gamma isoform-like → MAESQKVERCELPHSSSLLDDAFTEKSPQRTKLLSNASSSRGSMSSVSDQQDDAAKRSNVLRRRYAKRSKENSFSQEVIGHLTKEVHEALNIPYMSLVAKNKTYLQLLIPDHTMEETFLIQFKENLLLASIKDELILMLKDKHPGFEWDVVNEYQFIYEHEEYEYQLVDDYQYIVDSFFYLLHQKTSTFPLIIVERKLPPTQEEEELHDKIRSLSVKRSAIGRDSGIFDSMYGEDAEVRWAKYRLKSHAIEVAMRRDPVFYSMMMKLDQSSITENFYKKVPANKMITVFIHVSKNLTTGKSTRAMTIERTTNLQKTLTLEKEFNITSTATEILAEVLPCFADLIQPWMDNCVLQVTGEESYITGDIRLLDFKAVRRAIFKSEELHLSVVTKPHPNKDDLYDINWPLADPFTGKAPSHQRLCSDSTATNPLSLWDLTFPFSFTIKKVSNVPHQLIEKDLNVSIQAGLSVGGKMITNMEATSVVNLKYETIWNHKLLFKDTNIQSIPKATRLVIVMTENGTGKPRKSSVTSKSPELCWVTTSLIDHRNLLKVGICQLHMWPMNGENSPENLTNGPIANNPDISAVLLTIEFENFACPIIFPSGTPSEILDYANPRQDSKHYLAGITKITEAISPRTLQYYIQKVIWSDPEQVAETYGLLQSLKEPLPLAVAFKFLDSDCPDEFVRTFAVERLRELKDDELMGYLLQLVQALKFEANHDSALARFLLERALQNKLIGHFFFWYSQCEAQSPQYTVRYDTLLEAYLVGCGKDMLKCILDQMSILSDFQRISFELNAARNQNATDSEKLLKKLLVKYNFSTKSISPLHNPELRMGNLIPEKCKVMQSKKMPMWLSMSNIHPSAIQPVPYKLIVKTGDDLRQDMLTLQMLTLFDKIWQEDGLDLCLIPYGCVATGSNSGIIEVVKNARTVADISDITDNTKLLQWIEYHQRDRFGEKDPELFQAAIDRFIQSCAGYSVATYVLGIGDRHNDNIMVTTSGNLFHIDFGHFLGNIKHFMRVKREWCPFVLTPDFIHVMGGETSATFFQFKNLCCRAFLSLRKHADLIVNLFSIMRYTGIPELTCVEDLQYLRDALMVTKDDTNAERSFEKLINKCIRLGWTVQISWLAHIARTRNM, encoded by the exons ATGGCGGAGTCACAGAAGGTTGAACGGTGTGAATTGCCTCATAGCTCAAGTTTGTTAGATGATGCCTTCACTGAGAAGAGCCCACAACGCACAAAGTTGTTGTCCAATGCTAGCAGTTCTAGGGGGTCAATGAGTTCTGTTTCTGATCAGCAAGATGATG CAGCTAAGCGTAGTAATGTATTAAGAAGGAGATATGCAAAAAGGTCAAAGGAAAATTCTTTTTCTCAAGAAGTAATTGGTCACCTAACAAAAGAAGTGCATGAAGCACTTAATATTCCATATATGAGTTTAGTAGCTAAG AATAAAACTTACCTACAACTACTAATACCTGACCATACAATGGAAGAAACCTTTTTAATTCAATTCAAAG AAAACTTATTGCTGGCTTCAATTAAAGATGAGCTGATCTTGATGTTGAA AGACAAGCACCCAGGATTTGAATGGGATGTCGTCAATGAATACCAGTTCATCTATGAGCATGAAGAATATGAATATCAACTGGTTGATGACTACCAATACAT AGTGGATTCATTCTTTTACTTGCTGCATCAAAAAACAAGCACTTTTCCTCTAATTATAGTAGAAAGGAAACTTCCCCCAACACAAGAG GAAGAAGAGCTCCATGATAAAATTAGAAGTTTGTCAGTTAAGCGAAGTGCAATTGGTAGAGACAGTGGAATATTTGACAGCATGTATGGTGAGGATGCTGAAGTTAGATGGGCAAAGTACAGGCTTAAAAG CCATGCTATTGAAGTGGCCATGAGGCGTGATCCAGTTTTTTACAGTATGATGATGAAGCTTGATCAATCTTCTATCACAGAAAACTTCTATAAGAAG GTTCCAGCTAATAAAATGATTACAGTATTTATCCATGTGTCAAAAAATCTCACAACTGGAAAATCAACAAGAGCTATGACAATTGAAAGGACAACGAATCTCCAGAAAACTCTGACACTTGAGAAGGAATTCAACA TCACGTCAACAGCAACAGAAATCCTGGCAGAGGTTCTCCCTTGCTTTGCTGATCTAATACAACCATG GATGGATAACTGTGTCCTTCAAGTAACTGGGGAAGAAAGCTACATTACTGGAGACATTAGGCTACTGGACTTTAAGGCAGTTCGAAG GGCAATATTTAAAAGTGAGGAATTGCATCTCTCAGTTGTCACTAAACCACATCCCAACAAAGATGATCTCTATGACATCAAC TGGCCATTGGCTGATCCATTTACCGGTAAAGCTCCTAGTCACCAGAGGCTGTGCAGTGACAGTACAGCAACCAATCCTCTTTCACTATGGGATCTGACCTTTCCATTCAG CTTCACTATCAAGAAAGTCTCTAATGTGCCTCATCAATTGATTGAAAAAGATCTCAATGTTTCAATTCAAGCTGGATTGTCTGTTGGTGGTAAAATGATAACAAATATGGAAGCAACTTCAGTTGTTAATTTAAAATACGAAACCATCTGGAATCATAAGCTATTGTTTAAGGACACCAACATACAAAGTATTCCAAAG GCCACACGACTGGTGATAGTAATGACTGAAAATGGAACTGGAAAACCCCGGAAAAGTTCTGTTACTAGCAAATCTCCTGAGCTCTGCTGGGTGACTACATCTTTGATAGATCATAG AAACCTCTTAAAGGTTGGAATATGTCAATTACACATGTGGCCAATGAATGGTGAAAACTCACCAGAGAACCTCACAAATGGTCCCATTGCAAATAATCCAGATATTTCTGCTGTGCTGTTAACaattgaatttgaaaattttgcATGTCCAATAATTTTTCCTAGTGGCACTCCTAGTGAAATATTAGACTATGCTAATCCAAG ACAAGATAGCAAGCACTACTTAGCTGGCATTACAAAGATTACAGAAGCTATAAGTCCAAGG ACTTTACAGTATTACATTCAAAAAGTGATTTGGTCAGACCCTGAACAAGTTGCTGAAACATACGGCTTGTTACAAAGTTTAAAAGAACCATTGCCACTTGCA GTAGCATTCAAGTTTCTAGACTCTGATTGTCCAGATGAGTTTGTTAGAACATTTGCTGTTGAGAGACTGAGGGAACTAAAGGATGATGAGTTGATGGGTTATCTACTACAACTAGTACAG GCACTGAAGTTTGAGGCCAATCATGACAGTGCTCTGGCTAGATTCCTACTAGAGAGAGCATTACAAAACAAGTTGATAGGACACTTTTTCTTCTG GTATTCACAATGTGAAGCTCAAAGTCCCCAGTATACAGTGAGGTATGATACACTGCTGGAGGCTTACCTTGTGGGCTGTGGAAAAGACATGCTG AAATGCATTCTAGATCAGATGTCTATCTTATCAGATTTTCAAAGAATATCGTTTGAG TTGAATGCAGCAAGAAATCAGAATGCAACAGACAGTGAAAAATTGTTGAAAAAACTATTGGTGAAGTACAACTTCTCTACTAAATCAATATCACCACTACATAACCCAGA ACTGAGAATGGGTAACCTCATACCAGAGAAATGTAAAGTAATGCAGTCGAAAAAG ATGCCAATGTGGTTGTCCATGAGTAATATTCATCCAAGTGCCATCCAGCCAGTCCCATACAAGTTGATTGTGAAGACTGGAGATGATCTACGTCAGGACATGTTGACACTACAAATGTTGACTCTCTTTGACAAG ATATGGCAAGAAGATGGTCTGGACTTGTGCCTGATTCCCTATGGGTGTGTGGCCACTGGATCTAACTCAGGAATTATTGAAGTGGTTAAAAATGCAAGGACTGTGGCTGAC ATATCTGATATAACAGACAATACCAAGTTGCTCCAGTGGATTGAATACCACCAAAGAGA TCGATTTGGAGAGAAAGATCCTGAGTTATTTCAGGCAGCCATTGACCGGTTCATTCAATCATGTGCTGGATATTCAGTGGCAACATATGTTTTG GGTATTGGGGACAGACACAATGACAACATTATGGTGACCACATCAGGTAACTTGTTTCATATTGACTTTGGCCACTTCTTGGGAAATATCAAACACTTTATG AGAGTTAAGCGAGAGTGGTGCCCTTTTGTACTCACACCAGATTTCATTCATGTGATGGGAGGAGAG ACAAGTGCTACCTTCTTCCAATTCAAAAATCTCTGCTGTAGAGCATTCTTGTCGTTGAGGAAACATGCTGACTTGATAGTCAACTTGTTCTCAATA ATGAGGTACACTGGTATTCCTGAGTTGACATGTGTGGAAGATTTACAGTACCTCAGAGATGCACTGATGGTTACTAAAGATGACACAAATGCTGAGAGAAGTTTTGAAAAGTTAATCAACAAATGTATCAGGTTGGGATGGACCGTCCAGATCAGCTGGTTGGCACACATTGCAAGGACAAGAAATATGTAA
- the LOC136258026 gene encoding uncharacterized protein isoform X2 has protein sequence MSLVLRPMFQVSVLSVMNFSYQLSLYTSDVNLQVSLLRCIRHSVDGFEQVSSVDCSGIKGVNFQCLLDCVIRYRNKCFWCCDRCSRSQYRHADIQEIITIVGTIFSQVLM, from the exons atgtctttggtgttgcgaccgatgttccag gtctcggtattgagtgtcatgaatttcag ttatcaattatcactgtatactagtgatgtgaatttgcaggtcagtctactcagatgtatcaggcatagtgttgatgggttcgaacaagtatccagtgtagactgtagtggcatcaagggtgttaatttccag tgcctgctggattgtgtcatcagatatcgaaacaagtgtttttggtgttgcgaccgatgttccag gtctcagtatcgtcatgctgacatacaagaaatcatcactattgttggaactatttttagtcaagtcttgatgtga
- the LOC136257797 gene encoding kinesin heavy chain-like isoform X1, translating to MDTNLVNNILRRLHALFRSCLNFQSISPQLRQHNLLTDHEWQVIKNKDSHEDQVDEFLQYLPHKGKDCLNQLIECLELSLDHAGHKDLLQGLKKEVNLPNGGHEDEFDQHVSAISNFYLQQKETIANLNKHIEKQDATIKQLQLDYDNHATQITQLNDTVSDQKSQIEHLSTQLREKDRWLSSPKYNSSIASFESAEVSSPGNDSAKASMLSVDDSYGPPPSLIHDDSWYYPDSEKDLGLSPPSNKHEQATRHHSIEDRLKDYNDKSVRYREMCEHLKEEKEELKQAKQNLEQEVHQLREQLDAVSIASHGSTLAASLRKPYSLSDSSLTSKEKEKDSQTKERSQSERMAEKTVEPTVIGRITSYIKNPIKRSSRFIAPEEYANFEVPVAIPVEDYLNPVYQGWLTKEGGIKKNWKKRWCVLSSCFFFYFERKEDFDTERKKPIGILPLSKDMEVVDCRENLFEICNKSRANMKSCKLDKTTAAYVQGNHTVYNLQAPSDDFKKKWIEVFQLVFKNLNTE from the exons ATGGATACAAATCTAGTCAATAACATACTGAGACGATTACACGCTTTGTTTAGAAGTTGCCTCAACTTTCAATCGATCTCTCCCCAACTTCGACAACACAATCTACTAACGGATCACGAGTGGCAAGTGATTAAAAACAAGGACAGTCACGAAGATCAAGTGGACGAATTCCTTCAGTATCTACCTCACAAAGGAAAGGACTGTTTGAACCAGCTAATCGAGTGTCTAGAACTGTCATTGGATCATGCTGGACACAAAGATCTACTGCAGGGATTGAAAAAGGAAGTCAATTTACCTAATGGTGGTCATGAG GACGAATTTGACCAACATGTTAGTGCAATCAGCAACTTTTACTTACAGCAAAAAGAAACAATAGCTAACTTAAATAAACACATAGAAAAGCAAGATGCTACAATCAAACAACTACAGTTGGACTATGATAACCATGCTACACAGATTACACAGCTTAATGACACTGTGTCTGACCAAAAGAGCCAAATAGAACATTTAAGCACGCAGCTAAGAGAAAAAGACAGATGGCTAAGCAGTCCCAAATATAATAGTAGTATTGCAAGTTTTGAATCTGCAGAAGTTTCATCACCTGGAAATGACTCAGCAAAAGCCAGTATGTTAAGTGTTGATGATTCCTATGGTCCTCCACCCTCTTTGATACATGATGACAGTTGGTACTATCCTGATTCCGAGAAAGATTTAGGTTTATCACCACCAAGCAATAAG CATGAACAGGCTACTCGGCATCATTCAATAGAAGACAGATTGAAAGATTATAATGATAAATCTGTTCGCTATCGTGAAATGTGTGAACAtctaaaagaagaaaaagaagaactTAAACAGGCTAAACAAAATTTAGAACAAGAGGTGCATCAATTACGAGAACAACTTGATGCGGTATCAATTGCAAGCCATGGTAGTACTTTAGCTGCAAGCCTACGCAAACCCTACAGTCTGTCTGACTCCAGTCTCACTtccaaagaaaaagaaaaagactcccaaact AAGGAGAGATCACAGTCTGAAAGGATGGCTGAAAAGACAGTTGAACCAACTGTTATCGGTCGAATAACATCCTACATTAAG AATCCAATAAAGAGGAGCTCCAGATTTATAGCACCAGAAGAATATGCTAATTTTGAG GTGCCTGTTGCTATACCCGTTGAAGATTATTTAAACCCAGTCTACCAAGGATGGCTAACAAAAGAAG GTGGTATAAAGAAGAATTGGAAAAAGAGGTGGTGTGTTCTGTCATCATGTTTCTTCTTTTACTTTGAAAGGAAAGAG GACTTTGACACAGAGAGAAAAAAGCCAATAGGAATTCTACCACTTTCTAAAGACATGGAAGTTGTTGATTGCAGAGAA AATCTATTTGAAATATGCAATAAATCAAGAGCTAATATGAAAAGCTGCAAACTTGATAAAACCACGGCTGCATATGTTCAAG GAAACCATACAGTTTACAACTTGCAAGCACCTTCAGATGATTTTAAGAAGAAATGGATTGAAGTTTTTCAGTTAGTATTCAAAAACCTTAATACCGAATAG
- the LOC136257797 gene encoding kinesin heavy chain-like isoform X2, whose amino-acid sequence MDTNLVNNILRRLHALFRSCLNFQSISPQLRQHNLLTDHEWQVIKNKDSHEDQVDEFLQYLPHKGKDCLNQLIECLELSLDHAGHKDLLQGLKKEVNLPNGGHEDEFDQHVSAISNFYLQQKETIANLNKHIEKQDATIKQLQLDYDNHATQITQLNDTVSDQKSQIEHLSTQLREKDRWLSSPKYNSSIASFESAEVSSPGNDSAKASMLSVDDSYGPPPSLIHDDSWYYPDSEKDLGLSPPSNKHEQATRHHSIEDRLKDYNDKSVRYREMCEHLKEEKEELKQAKQNLEQEVHQLREQLDAVSIASHGSTLAASLRKPYSLSDSSLTSKEKEKDSQTERSQSERMAEKTVEPTVIGRITSYIKNPIKRSSRFIAPEEYANFEVPVAIPVEDYLNPVYQGWLTKEGGIKKNWKKRWCVLSSCFFFYFERKEDFDTERKKPIGILPLSKDMEVVDCRENLFEICNKSRANMKSCKLDKTTAAYVQGNHTVYNLQAPSDDFKKKWIEVFQLVFKNLNTE is encoded by the exons ATGGATACAAATCTAGTCAATAACATACTGAGACGATTACACGCTTTGTTTAGAAGTTGCCTCAACTTTCAATCGATCTCTCCCCAACTTCGACAACACAATCTACTAACGGATCACGAGTGGCAAGTGATTAAAAACAAGGACAGTCACGAAGATCAAGTGGACGAATTCCTTCAGTATCTACCTCACAAAGGAAAGGACTGTTTGAACCAGCTAATCGAGTGTCTAGAACTGTCATTGGATCATGCTGGACACAAAGATCTACTGCAGGGATTGAAAAAGGAAGTCAATTTACCTAATGGTGGTCATGAG GACGAATTTGACCAACATGTTAGTGCAATCAGCAACTTTTACTTACAGCAAAAAGAAACAATAGCTAACTTAAATAAACACATAGAAAAGCAAGATGCTACAATCAAACAACTACAGTTGGACTATGATAACCATGCTACACAGATTACACAGCTTAATGACACTGTGTCTGACCAAAAGAGCCAAATAGAACATTTAAGCACGCAGCTAAGAGAAAAAGACAGATGGCTAAGCAGTCCCAAATATAATAGTAGTATTGCAAGTTTTGAATCTGCAGAAGTTTCATCACCTGGAAATGACTCAGCAAAAGCCAGTATGTTAAGTGTTGATGATTCCTATGGTCCTCCACCCTCTTTGATACATGATGACAGTTGGTACTATCCTGATTCCGAGAAAGATTTAGGTTTATCACCACCAAGCAATAAG CATGAACAGGCTACTCGGCATCATTCAATAGAAGACAGATTGAAAGATTATAATGATAAATCTGTTCGCTATCGTGAAATGTGTGAACAtctaaaagaagaaaaagaagaactTAAACAGGCTAAACAAAATTTAGAACAAGAGGTGCATCAATTACGAGAACAACTTGATGCGGTATCAATTGCAAGCCATGGTAGTACTTTAGCTGCAAGCCTACGCAAACCCTACAGTCTGTCTGACTCCAGTCTCACTtccaaagaaaaagaaaaagactcccaaact GAGAGATCACAGTCTGAAAGGATGGCTGAAAAGACAGTTGAACCAACTGTTATCGGTCGAATAACATCCTACATTAAG AATCCAATAAAGAGGAGCTCCAGATTTATAGCACCAGAAGAATATGCTAATTTTGAG GTGCCTGTTGCTATACCCGTTGAAGATTATTTAAACCCAGTCTACCAAGGATGGCTAACAAAAGAAG GTGGTATAAAGAAGAATTGGAAAAAGAGGTGGTGTGTTCTGTCATCATGTTTCTTCTTTTACTTTGAAAGGAAAGAG GACTTTGACACAGAGAGAAAAAAGCCAATAGGAATTCTACCACTTTCTAAAGACATGGAAGTTGTTGATTGCAGAGAA AATCTATTTGAAATATGCAATAAATCAAGAGCTAATATGAAAAGCTGCAAACTTGATAAAACCACGGCTGCATATGTTCAAG GAAACCATACAGTTTACAACTTGCAAGCACCTTCAGATGATTTTAAGAAGAAATGGATTGAAGTTTTTCAGTTAGTATTCAAAAACCTTAATACCGAATAG